Proteins encoded within one genomic window of Paucidesulfovibrio longus DSM 6739:
- a CDS encoding type II toxin-antitoxin system RelE/ParE family toxin, which produces MRIRFSPESVEDLKRLHDFLALHDPEMARSTVLNLKSAIIRFAEMPHIGRPLEDIEGVREFVFGRYVVRYLVKPEVVYILRFWHSKESR; this is translated from the coding sequence ATGCGGATAAGGTTCTCGCCGGAGTCAGTTGAGGATCTGAAACGGCTGCACGACTTTCTGGCGCTGCATGATCCAGAGATGGCCCGTTCCACGGTGCTGAACCTCAAATCGGCCATCATCCGCTTTGCTGAAATGCCCCACATCGGGCGTCCTCTTGAAGACATTGAAGGCGTGCGGGAGTTCGTGTTCGGTCGCTATGTAGTCCGTTACCTCGTCAAACCCGAGGTGGTCTATATCCTGCGGTTCTGGCACTCGAAAGAGTCACGATAA
- a CDS encoding YagK/YfjJ domain-containing protein, with protein sequence MNYKQTTNGNHYSEQPINTGVFGQYYCYNDILQKLYERMNFMTSKHARVLFVRFDIRFPHGYETSGRNVEIGWLFKVLQENANNNGIHLAYVWVRECKSSSLPHYHAVLMVDGRKVRNYRNLLMEVERIWGRVLGTNAKGLIDWCDKPHGIHSGENGVMLQQPLRDATRIEQDHQQQEFDHNYKRCFERASYLAKVSQKEDTPHGVRRFGCSQLR encoded by the coding sequence GTGAACTATAAGCAAACGACAAATGGAAATCACTACTCGGAACAACCAATCAACACGGGTGTTTTTGGTCAGTATTACTGCTACAATGATATCCTACAAAAGCTCTACGAACGGATGAATTTCATGACCAGCAAGCATGCAAGGGTTCTGTTTGTTCGGTTTGATATCCGATTTCCTCATGGGTACGAAACGTCTGGGCGGAACGTGGAAATTGGCTGGCTTTTCAAAGTATTACAAGAGAATGCCAACAACAATGGCATTCATCTGGCCTATGTCTGGGTTCGAGAATGCAAATCAAGCAGCCTCCCCCACTACCATGCCGTCCTGATGGTCGATGGCCGAAAAGTTCGGAATTACCGGAACCTTCTTATGGAGGTTGAACGCATCTGGGGACGAGTGCTTGGAACAAACGCCAAAGGCCTGATCGACTGGTGCGACAAGCCGCATGGCATCCACTCAGGAGAAAACGGCGTCATGCTTCAGCAGCCATTACGAGATGCTACCCGGATTGAACAGGATCACCAGCAACAGGAATTTGATCATAATTACAAGCGTTGTTTCGAAAGGGCCAGCTACTTGGCCAAAGTCAGCCAAAAGGAAGACACCCCGCATGGGGTTCGTCGCTTCGGATGTTCTCAACTCCGCTAG
- a CDS encoding DUF927 domain-containing protein: MTSNARFRYALMDDNSIIWFTPFSNDNYDRRNTPWLGVSALSVHSYSQKLKYYPKPTRIWGDLQLIFHCRHEMQPEEIGSLDRYPDIPLPLKATNFFRYYRIPLNCLTAYFQPGKVTILIPEKLFRGDIGAPWRLDFDRAIQRRLGAVEDVENHMNPSSILFSKAALLAQKLQHPKVPISPMAELYFDWIQKAQGRSDYFLPAPAFILKCSVFSSLVSQHSVTEEDLAKVCTLSGMEPDLFLKLIVQCGSSHLLSSLDRTRFNTALQALTTLHSCADIMKLLTQFDKKYPCKENCGVTSPHALAYTCAYDLTQATSHLNLYFDLHRDGVYSFGRTRKRVRVMDPIWAEDVLGADSDLVQAKRIHCYDRVGFKKAVTISVEGIRSPQLFNILSRHDIHLPSDKYEKGLLRRYLLSLLGNRNKSETPPRFSVSRGWQADGSFVFPCQDNDSSNRSLASSLTLPKGENLLCRIPPFGDMSSTADPYVLLAITAALAAPFLKPHKLSGVAVHFYGGTQAKRLSAVLAASSVWSGTAYSFRQAHDHLRELKQHYKDTALCIYEVPQPDIKSMRSLVRRFFNGRKGAEEGVVAVIVSSGESPLGQTKNHQESASTFVDRDKLLGIDIKITDRFIQAFIFDAHLTNSLVESAKGQQGESTKAIQAYLEEGKTYWPSAPNPTPIKQAQKFLSLCFAIGRLAQAKQPDWWHGGPLSEIFNDFMIDISHHHFNMLNMLQKLKMHFPSNLLSPKIESRIARPLIQLSKRFFLVRTDIMTQIAQAKSTRLEFTRWLEKEKILLPKRSGILCGEYYSPKHKKTIRAYKVDRSRLYKVLAQLDKYHVKRR, from the coding sequence ATGACCTCCAATGCAAGATTTCGATATGCGCTTATGGATGACAATAGTATCATATGGTTCACACCCTTCTCCAATGACAATTACGATCGCCGCAACACACCTTGGTTAGGAGTTTCAGCTCTGAGCGTGCACTCCTATTCGCAAAAATTGAAATACTATCCGAAGCCAACACGAATATGGGGAGATCTCCAGCTAATATTTCATTGCCGACATGAAATGCAACCAGAAGAAATCGGAAGCCTGGACCGTTATCCCGACATCCCTCTCCCGTTGAAAGCAACTAATTTTTTCCGTTATTATCGAATACCATTGAACTGTCTGACTGCTTATTTCCAACCTGGAAAGGTGACAATTCTCATTCCTGAAAAGCTGTTTCGGGGAGATATCGGTGCACCCTGGCGGCTTGATTTTGACCGTGCCATTCAACGACGCCTTGGTGCTGTCGAAGATGTAGAAAACCACATGAATCCGTCTTCTATCCTCTTCAGCAAGGCAGCTTTATTGGCCCAAAAGCTTCAGCATCCTAAAGTGCCAATATCTCCTATGGCTGAACTATACTTTGATTGGATCCAAAAAGCCCAAGGGAGAAGCGACTATTTCCTGCCGGCGCCAGCTTTCATATTGAAATGTAGCGTGTTTTCATCCCTCGTCTCCCAACATTCCGTAACGGAGGAAGATCTCGCCAAAGTTTGCACGCTGTCCGGGATGGAGCCAGACCTCTTTCTGAAGCTGATTGTACAATGCGGGAGCTCCCATCTGTTGAGCAGTCTCGACAGAACACGCTTCAATACGGCCCTGCAAGCCCTCACGACACTTCACTCATGTGCCGATATCATGAAACTCCTGACGCAATTCGACAAGAAATATCCATGTAAGGAGAATTGTGGGGTAACGAGTCCACACGCTCTCGCATACACGTGCGCGTACGATCTGACGCAAGCGACTTCGCATTTGAATCTATACTTCGATCTACATCGTGATGGGGTATATTCGTTTGGCAGGACAAGAAAACGGGTACGGGTTATGGACCCGATCTGGGCAGAGGATGTCTTGGGTGCGGACTCTGATTTGGTTCAGGCAAAACGAATTCATTGTTATGACAGAGTGGGGTTCAAGAAAGCTGTCACTATCAGCGTCGAAGGCATTCGTTCGCCGCAATTGTTCAACATTCTCAGCCGCCATGACATTCATCTCCCCTCTGACAAATACGAGAAGGGACTGTTACGAAGATACTTGCTGAGCCTTCTTGGCAATCGGAACAAATCAGAAACCCCGCCCAGGTTTTCCGTGTCCAGAGGCTGGCAGGCTGACGGTAGCTTTGTCTTCCCTTGTCAGGACAACGATTCATCAAACCGATCTCTTGCTTCAAGTTTAACGCTCCCGAAAGGCGAGAATCTCCTATGCCGGATACCCCCTTTTGGCGACATGAGTTCGACAGCTGATCCCTATGTCTTATTAGCTATCACCGCAGCTCTGGCCGCCCCATTTCTAAAGCCGCACAAACTATCCGGCGTGGCGGTCCATTTCTATGGAGGAACGCAAGCTAAGCGACTGTCCGCTGTGCTTGCCGCAAGTTCTGTTTGGTCCGGAACCGCCTATTCTTTCCGACAAGCTCATGACCATCTGCGCGAACTCAAGCAACACTACAAGGACACGGCGCTGTGTATATACGAAGTGCCGCAACCGGACATAAAGTCCATGCGGAGTCTGGTTCGCCGATTTTTCAATGGCAGAAAGGGGGCGGAGGAAGGAGTTGTTGCCGTTATCGTGTCCAGCGGAGAATCACCGCTGGGACAAACAAAGAACCACCAAGAAAGCGCATCCACGTTCGTTGATCGCGACAAACTTCTTGGGATTGACATCAAAATCACTGACAGATTCATTCAGGCTTTTATCTTTGATGCTCATTTAACAAATTCGCTCGTAGAAAGTGCAAAAGGACAGCAGGGAGAGTCGACCAAGGCCATCCAAGCCTATTTAGAGGAAGGCAAAACCTATTGGCCGAGCGCGCCAAACCCTACCCCCATAAAACAGGCTCAAAAATTCCTGTCTCTTTGCTTTGCAATCGGTCGTCTTGCCCAAGCAAAACAGCCCGATTGGTGGCACGGAGGTCCTCTTTCGGAGATTTTTAATGATTTCATGATAGACATCAGCCATCATCATTTTAACATGCTGAATATGCTTCAAAAACTAAAGATGCATTTCCCCTCGAACCTGCTGTCACCTAAAATCGAATCCCGCATTGCAAGGCCATTAATCCAACTTTCCAAGAGATTCTTCCTTGTTCGTACCGACATAATGACACAAATAGCACAGGCCAAATCCACACGCTTGGAATTCACTCGTTGGCTTGAAAAAGAGAAGATCCTCCTTCCAAAGCGCTCTGGAATTTTGTGCGGCGAGTACTATTCCCCGAAACACAAGAAGACCATACGGGCTTACAAAGTAGACCGCAGCCGCCTATACAAGGTTCTTGCTCAGTTAGACAAATACCACGTCAAAAGGCGATAA
- a CDS encoding cytidylate kinase family protein, which produces MVRAIDYRFSFRGTSVFSRYPQRLAVAGFPAKKCPQESARDSCLLPCEGSARQFDGQKSRFFSPNGMNRAKAPCAAAARLRRCRGAIPLNVSSLFTNLTTRTRSSIDPSRLDASRRTNGRRERQQADAPQPRNRRTGSADCDNQTGASPLHSAQAQHRAAERAICNIRRPGEGIPQMKITKRIVVAVLGLFCMALGVALSVKANLGVSPISCIPYIYSLSFDFTLGQLTILMNTLFVIAEFLILRKRFTLLHLSQLAAVSVFGFCIDLAMYLLQGLNVSSYVWQVSWCLLSCAVIAFGIFLLVKANLTYLPGDGLVVVLADTFKKEFGKLKVGLDSSMVIIGVASSFILLNRLEGVREGTVFAALLVGMLVKFYNSRLPWLGSWLSAGIPEEVGRELQPDAQNKFLVVTISREYGSGGHRIGQAMARKLGIAFYDKEIIDITAKESGFTEEYIQENEQKLAGTLLNELFMQNYAYVNDQLPPSDILFLVQSKIIRDISSKGPCVIVGRCANFILKDHPHCFSVFIHAGEEYRKAKIAEEYGVESAVSSEEIQKLDRERAYYCRKYTGADWKDSGNYHITIDSSLYAESEQLADALIGILRGAALQP; this is translated from the coding sequence GTGGTAAGGGCGATTGATTACCGTTTTTCGTTCCGGGGCACAAGTGTTTTTTCGCGTTATCCGCAGCGGCTTGCCGTTGCCGGATTTCCCGCCAAGAAATGCCCGCAGGAAAGCGCCCGCGACTCATGCCTTCTGCCTTGCGAAGGCAGCGCTCGTCAGTTTGATGGACAGAAGTCGCGTTTTTTCTCTCCAAACGGCATGAACCGGGCCAAAGCACCTTGCGCAGCCGCGGCTCGCCTGCGCAGGTGCCGTGGCGCAATCCCGCTTAATGTAAGTTCATTGTTCACCAATTTGACAACCAGAACCCGTAGCTCTATTGATCCGTCACGGCTTGACGCGAGCCGCCGCACGAACGGCCGGCGCGAGCGGCAGCAGGCGGATGCGCCCCAGCCGCGCAACCGACGAACCGGCAGTGCGGATTGCGACAACCAGACCGGCGCATCCCCCCTCCATTCCGCGCAAGCGCAGCATCGCGCCGCAGAACGCGCAATATGCAACATACGCCGCCCTGGCGAAGGCATCCCGCAGATGAAGATCACAAAACGAATTGTCGTCGCCGTATTGGGACTGTTTTGCATGGCGCTGGGCGTGGCCCTATCCGTCAAAGCAAATCTCGGCGTCTCGCCGATCTCCTGCATTCCCTACATCTACAGTTTGAGCTTTGATTTCACCCTGGGCCAGTTGACGATCCTCATGAACACGCTGTTCGTCATCGCCGAGTTCCTAATTCTGCGGAAGCGATTCACGCTTCTGCATCTCTCGCAGCTCGCCGCAGTTTCCGTGTTCGGGTTCTGCATCGACCTCGCCATGTATCTGCTCCAGGGGCTCAACGTCTCGTCCTATGTCTGGCAGGTGTCCTGGTGTCTGCTCAGTTGCGCGGTCATTGCCTTTGGAATTTTCCTGCTGGTCAAGGCGAATCTGACGTATCTTCCCGGCGATGGGCTGGTGGTCGTCCTCGCCGATACCTTCAAGAAGGAATTCGGCAAGCTGAAGGTCGGGCTCGACAGCTCCATGGTCATCATCGGCGTGGCCAGCTCGTTCATCCTCCTGAACCGATTGGAAGGCGTGCGCGAAGGAACCGTCTTCGCCGCCCTGCTGGTCGGCATGCTCGTCAAGTTCTACAACAGCAGATTGCCCTGGCTCGGCTCCTGGTTGAGCGCCGGGATTCCGGAAGAAGTAGGGCGCGAGCTCCAGCCGGACGCCCAGAACAAATTCCTCGTGGTCACGATCTCCCGCGAATACGGCAGCGGCGGGCATCGGATCGGCCAGGCCATGGCCAGAAAACTGGGCATCGCTTTTTATGACAAGGAAATCATCGACATCACCGCGAAGGAAAGCGGATTCACCGAGGAGTACATTCAGGAAAACGAGCAAAAGCTGGCGGGAACGCTGCTCAATGAACTGTTCATGCAGAACTATGCCTATGTGAACGACCAGCTTCCTCCGTCCGACATCCTCTTCCTGGTCCAAAGCAAGATCATCCGCGACATCAGCAGCAAAGGGCCCTGCGTCATTGTGGGCCGCTGCGCGAATTTCATTCTGAAGGACCACCCGCACTGCTTCAGCGTCTTCATCCATGCCGGCGAGGAATACCGCAAGGCGAAGATCGCCGAGGAATACGGCGTTGAATCCGCTGTTTCGTCCGAGGAAATACAGAAGCTCGACCGCGAGCGGGCCTATTATTGCCGGAAGTACACCGGCGCGGACTGGAAGGATTCCGGCAATTATCACATCACGATAGACAGTTCGCTGTATGCCGAAAGCGAGCAACTGGCCGATGCGCTGATCGGGATTCTGCGGGGCGCCGCATTGCAGCCGTGA
- a CDS encoding glycosyltransferase family protein produces the protein MQIRPRRVQVVTEIGLTQSLPSGPAHFDRLGQGRKELFLGLGPEPGKLSEYFPSVKEALYVECPEFERQMPPDWKKSIPEGFTRIRPQELTPALARSCTTRRYLRNIRLFPSFWGPLWALCGLPHLEGMPRPEKDVVWLPGEGSDLLMRELDLAFRSEGYEVVRPRLDREASSMDLPWRLTKERPHLFFSVNFKGLDSFGGLYYLLRQAGARVAVWCVDNPFHLLTGIKSRYWTELDLFVTDDWFIEPLRRLGAKSVHHLPLAASPALFKDKDAPSAHGLEDRLVFVGRSEFPQKKEFFAGIRRDETLWPEARAKLAQGERPDFGWWLKRLGIDPPWPGNDVRRAGFMAEETGRRWRSLCLIAAGSGIVVYGDANWRALLESGVDVRPPVDYYGALPSIYARASACLNMTSPLLPSGLTQRHFDVWAVGGFLLTDDTPGLKIFPTELVREVSFHKPSEIPALFARHRSAAARSGLARAWRDLILAEHTYTQRVRKVLKTVGL, from the coding sequence ATGCAAATCCGGCCGCGCCGCGTTCAGGTGGTCACGGAGATCGGGCTGACGCAAAGCCTGCCGTCCGGTCCGGCCCACTTCGACCGCCTGGGCCAGGGCCGCAAGGAACTCTTCCTCGGACTCGGCCCGGAGCCCGGCAAACTGTCCGAATATTTTCCCTCCGTCAAGGAGGCGCTTTATGTGGAATGTCCGGAATTCGAGCGGCAGATGCCGCCGGACTGGAAAAAATCCATTCCCGAAGGGTTTACGCGCATTAGGCCGCAGGAGCTGACCCCGGCCCTGGCCCGGTCCTGCACCACCCGGCGCTACCTGCGCAACATCCGGCTGTTCCCCTCGTTCTGGGGGCCGCTCTGGGCGCTTTGCGGCCTGCCCCACCTCGAGGGAATGCCCCGGCCGGAAAAGGACGTTGTCTGGCTGCCGGGCGAGGGCTCGGACCTGCTCATGCGCGAGCTGGACCTCGCCTTCCGTTCCGAAGGCTACGAGGTGGTCCGGCCCCGGCTCGACCGCGAGGCCAGCAGCATGGACCTGCCCTGGCGTCTGACCAAGGAGCGGCCACACCTGTTTTTTTCCGTCAATTTCAAGGGACTCGATTCCTTCGGCGGCCTGTATTACCTGCTGCGCCAAGCCGGGGCGCGGGTGGCGGTCTGGTGCGTGGACAACCCCTTCCACCTGCTCACGGGCATCAAGTCGCGCTACTGGACGGAGCTGGACCTCTTCGTCACGGACGACTGGTTCATCGAGCCGCTGAGGCGGCTGGGCGCGAAGAGCGTGCACCATCTGCCGCTGGCCGCCAGCCCCGCGCTGTTCAAGGACAAGGACGCCCCCTCGGCCCACGGGCTGGAAGACAGGCTTGTGTTCGTGGGGCGCTCCGAATTCCCGCAGAAAAAGGAATTTTTCGCGGGCATCCGCCGCGACGAGACGCTCTGGCCCGAGGCGCGCGCCAAGCTCGCGCAGGGCGAGCGGCCCGACTTCGGCTGGTGGCTGAAGCGTCTGGGCATCGACCCGCCCTGGCCGGGCAACGACGTGCGCCGCGCCGGGTTCATGGCCGAGGAGACCGGGCGCCGCTGGCGCTCCCTCTGCCTCATCGCGGCGGGGAGCGGCATCGTGGTCTACGGAGACGCGAACTGGCGGGCGCTGCTGGAAAGCGGCGTGGACGTGCGGCCTCCGGTGGACTACTACGGCGCGCTGCCCTCGATCTACGCCAGGGCCTCGGCCTGCTTGAACATGACCAGCCCGCTTCTGCCCAGCGGCCTGACCCAGCGGCACTTCGACGTCTGGGCCGTGGGCGGGTTCCTGCTCACGGACGACACGCCCGGACTGAAGATCTTTCCGACCGAGCTGGTGCGCGAGGTGTCCTTCCACAAGCCTTCGGAAATCCCGGCGCTGTTCGCGCGGCACCGCTCGGCAGCGGCCCGCTCCGGACTGGCCCGTGCCTGGCGCGACCTGATCCTCGCGGAACACACCTACACCCAGCGCGTGCGCAAGGTGCTCAAAACTGTGGGGCTGTAA
- a CDS encoding RlmE family RNA methyltransferase: MKKYQDYYFKRAKQENYPARSVYKLQEIEKKFCVFRRGQNVLELGAAPGSWSLFAAKKVGPEGHVLGVDLQTTDTEFPPNVEFFHGDAFEEDGPFAARRAELAPYDMVISDMAPKTTGVKFADQARSLDLCEMARDLAVQVLKPGGHFVIKIFDGPDMRAYTDSLRPLFDKVKTCKPKSSRAESKEMFVVGLGFRDTAR; the protein is encoded by the coding sequence ATGAAAAAATATCAAGACTACTACTTCAAGCGCGCCAAGCAGGAAAACTACCCTGCCCGCAGCGTCTACAAGCTCCAGGAAATCGAAAAGAAATTCTGCGTGTTCCGGCGCGGGCAAAACGTGCTGGAACTGGGCGCGGCTCCCGGCTCCTGGAGCCTTTTCGCCGCCAAGAAGGTCGGCCCGGAGGGCCATGTGCTCGGCGTCGACCTCCAGACCACGGACACGGAATTCCCGCCCAACGTGGAATTCTTCCACGGCGACGCCTTCGAGGAGGACGGCCCCTTTGCCGCGCGCCGGGCCGAGCTCGCCCCCTACGACATGGTCATCTCGGACATGGCCCCCAAGACCACGGGGGTGAAATTCGCGGACCAGGCCCGCAGCCTGGACCTCTGCGAGATGGCCCGCGACCTGGCAGTACAGGTTCTCAAGCCGGGCGGGCACTTCGTCATCAAGATTTTCGACGGGCCGGACATGCGCGCCTATACGGATTCGCTGCGGCCCCTGTTCGACAAGGTCAAAACGTGCAAGCCGAAAAGCTCCAGGGCCGAGTCCAAGGAAATGTTCGTTGTGGGACTTGGCTTTCGGGACACGGCACGGTAA
- a CDS encoding YebC/PmpR family DNA-binding transcriptional regulator yields MAGHSKWANIQHRKGRQDAKKAKFFTKAAKDIILAAKAGGGNPEDNSTLRLAIQKAKAVNLPKDKIENAIKKGTGELAGGDIWEFMYEGYAPGGVAVLIEVATDNKNRTVAEVRHILGKHGGSMGEAGCVAWMFDKKGVLVFNGEKYTEDDVMEIGLEAGAEDVLDEDGTLTVHTAPSDFMAVQKAFEDAGYEFESAEVTWVPQNLIEVDVDTARKVIRLMDALEDNEDVQNIHVTADFPDEALEGMD; encoded by the coding sequence ATGGCCGGACACAGTAAATGGGCCAACATCCAGCACCGCAAGGGTCGCCAGGATGCCAAAAAGGCCAAGTTCTTCACCAAAGCCGCCAAAGACATCATCCTCGCCGCCAAGGCGGGCGGCGGCAACCCTGAGGACAACTCCACGCTGCGCCTCGCCATCCAGAAGGCCAAGGCCGTGAACCTGCCCAAGGACAAGATCGAGAACGCGATCAAGAAAGGCACGGGCGAGCTGGCCGGCGGCGACATCTGGGAATTCATGTATGAAGGATACGCGCCCGGCGGCGTGGCCGTGCTCATCGAAGTGGCCACGGACAACAAGAACCGCACCGTGGCCGAGGTGCGCCACATCCTCGGCAAGCACGGCGGCAGCATGGGCGAGGCCGGATGCGTGGCCTGGATGTTCGACAAGAAGGGCGTGCTCGTCTTCAACGGCGAGAAATACACCGAGGACGACGTCATGGAGATCGGTCTGGAGGCCGGAGCCGAGGACGTGCTCGACGAGGACGGCACCCTGACCGTGCACACCGCCCCCAGCGACTTCATGGCCGTGCAGAAGGCCTTCGAGGACGCGGGCTACGAATTCGAGAGCGCCGAAGTGACCTGGGTTCCGCAAAACCTCATCGAGGTGGACGTGGATACGGCCCGCAAGGTCATCCGGCTCATGGACGCCCTGGAAGACAACGAGGACGTGCAGAACATCCACGTCACCGCCGACTTCCCGGACGAAGCCCTGGAAGGGATGGACTAG
- the ruvC gene encoding crossover junction endodeoxyribonuclease RuvC: MVVVLGLDPGSRVTGYGIVAETSGCLSLVEAGTIRPPAKKDMPFRLGVIYTDLAEIIRRHAPDESAFENVFVSKNALSALKLGQARGAALAACSVAGLSVAEYEPSKVKKSIVGVGNAPKDQVAFMVAQVLGMKNPGWAEDASDALAVAICHLNQRRMKRLAGL, translated from the coding sequence GTGGTCGTGGTTCTCGGCCTCGATCCCGGCTCCCGCGTCACCGGGTACGGCATCGTGGCCGAGACTTCGGGCTGCCTCAGCCTCGTGGAGGCGGGCACCATCCGCCCCCCCGCCAAAAAAGACATGCCCTTTCGTCTGGGCGTGATCTACACGGACCTCGCGGAAATCATCCGCCGCCATGCGCCGGACGAGAGCGCCTTCGAGAACGTCTTCGTCTCCAAGAACGCGCTCAGCGCGCTCAAGCTGGGCCAGGCGCGCGGCGCGGCCCTGGCCGCGTGCAGCGTGGCCGGGCTCAGCGTGGCCGAATACGAGCCGAGCAAGGTCAAGAAGAGCATCGTGGGCGTGGGCAACGCGCCCAAGGACCAAGTCGCCTTCATGGTCGCCCAGGTGCTGGGCATGAAGAATCCCGGCTGGGCCGAGGACGCCTCCGACGCCCTGGCCGTGGCCATCTGCCACCTGAACCAGCGGCGCATGAAACGATTGGCGGGACTCTGA
- the ruvA gene encoding Holliday junction branch migration protein RuvA — protein sequence MIAYLKGTLVEKDEASLTLLTAGGVGYHVAAPTSVIAALPGSGGEAELFVHTIVGEKAIDLYGFLDAEERRLFRTLISIDKLGPKKALAILSHFDAERLREIAFREDDKALATVPGIGPKSAKQILWFLKDKVGGLGEFKARVGAPEGVSGSEFMDALAGLGNLGYSDEEARPLLKEIFEAEPDLDAAGAIRQTLRRIASAR from the coding sequence ATGATCGCCTACCTCAAGGGAACCCTGGTCGAGAAGGACGAAGCGAGCCTGACCCTGCTCACTGCGGGCGGCGTGGGCTACCATGTGGCCGCGCCCACCTCGGTGATCGCTGCCCTGCCCGGTTCCGGCGGCGAGGCGGAACTCTTCGTGCACACCATCGTGGGCGAAAAGGCCATCGATCTCTACGGCTTTCTCGACGCCGAGGAACGCCGCCTCTTCCGCACGCTCATCTCCATCGACAAGCTCGGCCCCAAAAAGGCCCTGGCCATCCTCTCGCACTTCGACGCGGAGCGCCTGCGCGAGATCGCCTTCCGCGAGGACGACAAGGCCCTGGCCACGGTGCCGGGCATCGGTCCCAAGTCGGCCAAGCAGATTCTCTGGTTTCTCAAGGACAAGGTGGGCGGCCTGGGCGAATTCAAGGCCCGCGTGGGCGCGCCCGAAGGCGTTTCCGGTTCGGAGTTCATGGACGCCCTTGCGGGCCTGGGCAACCTGGGCTACTCCGACGAGGAGGCCCGTCCCCTGCTCAAGGAGATCTTCGAGGCCGAGCCCGACCTGGACGCGGCGGGAGCCATCCGCCAGACACTGCGGCGCATTGCCTCGGCGCGCTGA
- the ruvB gene encoding Holliday junction branch migration DNA helicase RuvB, with protein sequence MTTCTVDENVRPRRLADFIGQDELRANLEVFLRAARERRRAADHTLFYGNPGLGKTTLAKIIASEMGVNLVSTSGPVMERSGDLAAILTNLQAHDILFIDEIHRMPANVEEVLYPALEDFKLDLIIGQGPGARTVKIDLEPFTLVGATTRLGLLTSPLRDRFGCIFRIDFYSPEELARIVQRASGILGVTLTDEGALAIGRRSRGTPRIANRLLRRVRDYMVVAGKEEVDMELAEMALERLDVDPHGLDQMDRKILDVVVNQFGGGPVGVKTLAVACAEEVRTIEDIYEPYLIQCGFLKRTSRGRVATAKAYRHLKADPADSVLL encoded by the coding sequence ATGACCACATGCACCGTTGACGAAAACGTACGCCCCCGACGCCTCGCGGACTTCATCGGCCAGGACGAGCTGCGCGCCAACCTGGAAGTTTTTCTGCGCGCGGCGCGCGAGCGCCGAAGAGCCGCCGACCATACCCTCTTCTACGGCAACCCCGGCCTGGGCAAAACCACCCTGGCCAAGATCATCGCCTCGGAAATGGGCGTGAACCTCGTGTCCACCTCCGGCCCGGTCATGGAACGGTCCGGCGACCTCGCGGCCATTCTGACCAATCTCCAGGCCCACGACATCCTCTTCATCGACGAGATCCACCGCATGCCCGCCAACGTGGAGGAAGTGCTCTACCCCGCGCTGGAGGACTTCAAGCTCGACCTGATCATCGGCCAGGGACCGGGCGCCCGCACGGTCAAGATCGACCTGGAGCCCTTCACCCTCGTGGGCGCGACCACCCGCCTCGGCCTGCTGACCTCGCCCCTGCGCGACCGCTTCGGCTGCATCTTCCGCATCGACTTCTACTCGCCCGAGGAACTCGCCCGCATCGTCCAGCGCGCGAGCGGCATCCTCGGCGTGACGCTCACGGACGAAGGCGCCCTGGCCATCGGACGCCGCTCGCGGGGCACCCCGCGCATCGCCAACCGGCTGCTGCGGCGCGTGCGCGACTACATGGTCGTGGCCGGAAAAGAGGAAGTAGACATGGAACTGGCGGAAATGGCGCTGGAGCGGCTGGACGTGGACCCGCACGGCCTGGACCAGATGGACCGCAAGATCCTCGACGTGGTGGTCAACCAGTTCGGCGGCGGCCCCGTGGGCGTGAAGACCCTGGCCGTGGCCTGCGCCGAGGAGGTCCGGACCATAGAGGACATCTACGAACCCTACCTGATCCAGTGCGGCTTTCTCAAGCGCACCTCCCGCGGCCGGGTGGCCACTGCCAAGGCCTACCGCCATCTCAAGGCCGACCCGGCGGATTCCGTCCTGCTGTAG